The Deinococcus sp. AJ005 genome includes a window with the following:
- a CDS encoding permease prefix domain 1-containing protein, protein MKQTEQYVRQATRGLWGRARRELRTELEGHIAERCQEFRLSGLSAAEAERQTLRELGAPVQVSRGMLDVYTAPALGKAGVLSALLATAVFSALPQGLAQVQSIYGSFPNTGPTSYLDFGQLKAAIEKAGGKVSGSAKNATFSLPGTAPVSGITDYQWPGVSLIQGGKSYYRTDALLYTLAMNRADLRLSGWTNPVLKASGTNIQIETDDWQVINSLYTSTLSSAGLGLNNDLRMPYALIEPESLTGRLNFKGEFQKAAVYALVIPKLVSWTGMDAKGKPVGGFLNLLNTTAQAQVGSVQFHVPPDFKDYKLYSNPSEFQKALEPYQQLVTAPVAQWNAQHPAPVLLLKLSGHFGPDAYTIVSPGSVNKQP, encoded by the coding sequence ATGAAACAGACGGAACAGTACGTCAGGCAGGCCACGCGCGGGCTGTGGGGCCGGGCGCGGCGTGAATTGCGGACCGAACTGGAAGGCCACATTGCCGAGCGCTGCCAGGAATTCCGGCTCTCGGGCCTGAGCGCCGCCGAAGCTGAACGCCAGACCCTGCGCGAACTGGGCGCACCCGTGCAGGTCAGCAGGGGCATGCTGGACGTATACACCGCTCCGGCGTTGGGCAAGGCAGGAGTGCTGAGCGCGTTGCTGGCCACCGCTGTTTTCTCAGCGCTGCCGCAGGGGCTGGCGCAGGTGCAGAGCATTTACGGTAGCTTTCCGAACACAGGGCCGACGAGTTATCTGGACTTTGGGCAGTTGAAAGCTGCTATCGAGAAGGCGGGCGGAAAGGTGAGCGGGTCTGCGAAGAATGCAACGTTCTCCCTGCCGGGTACAGCTCCAGTGAGCGGCATCACTGACTATCAATGGCCGGGCGTGAGTTTGATTCAGGGCGGCAAGTCCTACTACCGGACGGACGCACTTCTGTACACCCTCGCCATGAACAGGGCAGATTTGCGCCTTAGTGGCTGGACCAACCCGGTCCTTAAAGCGAGTGGTACGAACATCCAGATTGAAACCGATGACTGGCAGGTGATCAACAGCCTGTATACCAGCACCCTGTCTTCGGCTGGGCTTGGTCTGAACAATGATCTCAGGATGCCCTACGCCCTGATCGAACCGGAGAGTTTAACAGGACGGCTCAATTTCAAGGGTGAATTTCAGAAGGCTGCGGTTTACGCGCTGGTCATCCCCAAACTGGTGAGTTGGACGGGAATGGACGCGAAGGGCAAGCCTGTGGGTGGCTTTCTCAATCTCCTGAATACCACCGCCCAGGCCCAGGTGGGAAGTGTTCAATTTCATGTGCCCCCGGACTTCAAGGACTACAAACTGTATTCCAACCCCAGCGAGTTTCAGAAGGCCCTTGAGCCGTACCAGCAACTGGTGACCGCGCCTGTTGCCCAGTGGAACGCTCAGCACCCCGCCCCCGTCTTGCTCCTGAAGCTCAGCGGACACTTTGGGCCGGATGCTTACACCATCGTTTCGCCTGGATCGGTGAACAAGCAGCCCTGA